Within Nematostella vectensis chromosome 1, jaNemVect1.1, whole genome shotgun sequence, the genomic segment AGAAGAATATAAATACAGTTTTGAGATCTTTTGACAGCGCGAAAAGTCCAAGTGTAATCACCTAATCCTTCATACTATTTTCCTAGTTATAAAGTGTCAATCAAACTATGATTCTCGCATGCAAATAGGCTAATAACTGAACAAATTTGAATTGGCGGACACGGTAgagcgcgtcgcactataaaaTCAGGTTTAAATCACTGGGGAACGATACCCGACACACAGCGAGTTGATTTAATCGATCTATATCCATTTTGTTCATCCAAAATTGTCTTTCTCTAATCAAGATTTCTAGACATTTACTCTACTTGCTTGAATGTTTGAAACAAGATATAAAGTAGAGAAATGAGTACTAACATATGTATTTATGGAAAAGCACAGAGAGAGTTTGAGACACCGTTTTTGAGTATTTGAtagaaaattaaataaatgtcAGTTCCTATTACTTAATATTTGTTTTGCTAACTATCTAGTCACAAGGTTTCGCGGTCTtaagatctttttttttttcccctCGACAATTCCTTTCGTTTTAATGCTAAGTTCGCGCTGACCTTGAGCTTATCAAAGATGTAATTTGTCAGGGCGCACGAAAGTTCTCTGATGTACACCCAAGCACATCTCTTTGCCTTGCTGATTGGCTAGTGAAGTACACGTTTTAATAAGAAAGCACGATGCAAGAATATTACCTGTAATGGAATACGTAAATCGTATGACGTCATCGCGCCTTGTTCGCGATACCAGTTTGACATCCCATAATAAGGAATTGACATCAGGGGAGGGACCAGGTATAAACCAGGCCTTCCTGAAAATAGAACAAGTAATGCCATTATCACACCACATCCGGACATAGGACAAGCAATGCCTTTATTAATCCACATCCTGACATAGAACGAGTGatgcctttataaattcacaTCCGGACATGGAACAAGCAATACTTTATCAAACCACACCCAGACATAGAAGAAGTAATGCCTTTATCAAATCACATCCAGTAATAGAACAAGCAATACTTTATCAAACCACACCCAGACATAGAAGAAGTAATGCCTTTATCAAATCACATCCAGTAATAGAACAAGCAATACTTTATCAAACCACACCCAGACATAGAAGAAGTAATGCCTTTATCAAATCACATCCAGTAATAGAACAAGCAATACTTTATCAATTCACATCCAGACATAAAACAAGCAACAAAGCAAACCAAATCCGGACATAAAACAAGTAATGTCTTTATCAAATAACATCCATTTTTCTAGTAGCTATGGCGCGTATAATGATATGTATTTGGTAGGATTACTTACTTGAATAGATTCCTAGCAGGTATGTAGTAAGGGAATCCCTCATACACACCATCATCTGATGTGACCTGCTTGGCAGTCTGCATCAGGGGTAGGTGCTGTAAGTGGGTTATGCCTGTAAAGTCCAGAGGATTCAGCCACACTCCAGAATCACTCTTTACAACCTTACCCTCGGCATCATGGAATGTCCGCACTATGTGCTGAGGAGAACGGTAAGCAGTTAGATATAGCATCAACAAAACATGGCATGCCATgtttttcaaaccaaacccacACTTCTGACAATTTGACATAAAgggaaaacaacaataaatcTAGATGTAAATGCCTTTATATTAGACCCCTCGAGTATATGATGAGAATCCTGTACTTTTCAAGTGCCATTAAAAAGATGAAGGGGTGTGTGTGAAGAATACTGtttgagggaggggtggggagggcaTTGTGTGTGAACTGTTTGAGGGGAAGAGGGAGTGAATAATACTGTTAGAATAATACTGTCGTGTGAAGAATACTGTTTGGGGTGGGGGCATTGTGTGTGGACTGTTTGAGGGGAATAGTGGGTGAATAATACTGTCGTGTGAAGAATATTGtttgaaggggaggggtgtgttTGAAGAATACTCTTTGAGGAGGGAAAGGGGAAGTGAGGGGCAAGTGTGTGCAGATAACTGTCTGTTTGATGCAAGAATGCTACATTCACAAATGCTGTTTGTTGCATATGTCGTCGAATGATAAGAACCAAATAACCAAAAGTACCACCATAACCAAAAGTTGTTCACAGTACACTTACCTGATAAAATACTCGTTTAGGGCACTGTTTTTCGGCAGAAAATGGAAAGGACAAGCCTGCAAGTGACACCCCAATAGATAAAGCAGCTATGCTAGCAAGGAACAATGCAGGCCATTTGAAGTCCTCTATGAGATATACCAAGCTGACCTAAAACATTTAGATGCAATGTAATCAATTGTCTAGTCAAATAAAAGTTCTTTGATTGTATGAGAAATGTGATTTCAAGAAAAACATGGTCAAAATCACAGACGACTTATAAAATTGTCTGATCTGCAGTCTGTCCTTACAGGATCAGTGAAAATAGTGAGCAGTACCATTAACCCTCAAACTCGTTCGGCAGTGGATAATTGACATTAAAAAGTTAGTGAGTATGTGAGTGAGGGCAAAAAGGGCAAAAATTGTACTTGGCTTGATAAAAGGCCACAATAATAAAATGCACATCTTACACAAACATGCATTCAAAAAGCTTTACATGCCTTGGCCATGTCCATctagttataaagtttaataaCAGGCTACAGCTTtatgttatatttttctttctcttaccAGATAAGATGTCACAATAACAACTCCCATGGCAGCTAATCCAGCAATAAATATATCAGGCACTGTTTCAGACCCACTACGCCCCATTATGGGAAGAAACAAGTCTGTGATCAATATGAATGCATAGCTAGTGAAAGCCACTGGTACAACTACTGATGACAAGTATGCAGTCATGAATTGCCAAGTGTTTCTTGAGCTTAGTTTGTGCTTCTGAAGAAAAGATTCCCATATCACCACCCTGCCGGCTAATGGAAACAGCACCCAGGAAAGTGGAAGGTGGGCAGAGGCGAGGTCGTAGTAAGTCAGCACACCTAATAAGCTAGTCCAGATTACTAGCGAGGCATAGAAGGTGTCAGACTCCCTCTTAACCAGGTCGGGAAGTATGGTGGGGCATGATGGTGGCCTATCCTAGTGAATTAATCAAAACATGAAGCGGTTATCAGACTTAAAACtaatgaaattttaaaaacattgtaATTTTTGTTATAAATACCAAAAGTAAGTTGATGTAAATGTTGAAGCAGGAGACGGATTGGATTAATTGTACCCTCAAAAAATTGCATACAAAACCCATTTCCATTACCAAATTTGTATTACAGTTGCCCAGAATCCAAAACCCATTTTAAGTATGGGGACAGTGCATAAACACTGCCTTGATCAATCTATTTCTTGATATTTGCAGGCAAGGGTTTATGATACATAATGACAAGGAAAACATGCAAGATATTGATTGACTACAAGCTATTCCTAGTCAAACATGGATCTTGGATTCTTGGTGGTCATAACTTTATCTGTAATATCTGTAAATGTCTCTTCCAAGGTTACATTCTATTAGCAGtctgatatatatttttagttaCAGATGGTCCTAAACATTACCTTCTTGCTAATTATCCACGTCCTTGACACATAGTGCACACTACCCAGCCCAAGGAGGGATGGCGCAACAAACAGACCAATAACAAGGTAAGGGCGGCAGAACCATGTGAGAGGGCGCCCACAAGCTGTCAATACGACACCCACTAAGACTGGAAACATTATAGCAGCAATCCAGGACAGGACAAGCCCCAGTAGTGAGGAGAGAAGGCAGGCTGGGCTCAGACTTACTAGACAGGACACAGATAAAAATGTACAGTTAGTCATTAATGGTTACTAGTTATTAATGAGTCTAGCCAATCATTGATAAAGACCTAAAGTAGTTAGACAAGTATtaagacaacaacaacatctcCTTAAATAattgaaactaaaaaaaaatgaattttatgGTAGCTGTGAACTATGTTGAGCACAATGTTATGATGCCCCAACTCAATAACACATTCAATCTACATATCAATAGTACATAGCACCATGGATGGTCAGTATATATATACAAGTTTGCTATTTTTCtaacctttttcttctccataTGCTTTTTGTGATGACAAGAACTTTTGTAGAACACAAAGCACAGTAATGACCAGTGTTAGCCCATTAACAATGACCCCAATACGCTCAGGATAATGAATCATTAACAGTCCCAGGAAATCAAAAAAGACCATGGCTCCATGCCGATACTCTCCTGGATCCTCAAGAAGGGGGGAGTTGGCAATCTCTTTAACCActgaaaatacattttctccAGCACGCTGTATGGATCCCTTAGTGATGGCTGCCGGGGTGTCATATTGTGTGTGATAGACAAAACCATTTGTGATATAGGCAATGTCGATTCCTATAAAATGGCAAATGTGTGAAACATTTTACTGGCTCAAAATTGGACTTTTTGAGGTAAATTGATGAGTGGGGAAATTACATGCAGTGTACAAACTTATTCTATCAAGGTTAGTGTTCCATCAACAGATTTTCAAACACAAGCAGTTAAGGTACTGTTTGACAaaattgtttgaaaataaCAGTATTTAAATGTCAACTACTCATATTGACATTCAAATTTGGTGTCAGAAATGAGATGTAAGGCCAATTTTTAAGGTCTTGGTTGAGACAAATTTCAacccaagtaataaaagcatttGGTATTTACACTTAACGAGAACGGCTTGCATGTGTGTGGTTTGGTGTGTCTACATGTTTCAGATAATATTACCTGGAATGTGACCATAATCCCGGAAAATCCGGAAGTCTGTATCACTTGGTATGAGACCACTTTGGAAGATTTCCTGGCCTAATACCTGGGCGCTAGGGTATGGTGCAACCTCAGTGTATGTTTTGATAAGCCAGGGATGCTCTGGACCAGTCTGAAACACTACCTCTTTACCGCCTGTGGAGACAAGTGAGATTATATGGGGGTGTAGATAGATGGAAGAGGtaggaagggggaagggggtagtATTTATAATAGGACTTATATTAGCTTGTTTCGCTTTTATTACCATCTGCACATCAGCGGATGAAACTGTGAACTCCTGAGTCATGAGCCCTATTTTGATTGGCCTCTGAATGGCTTATTCACACATGTGGATAAGCCAATCAGGAGTCTCAGATCCAAAAGCTATTCCTGATTTACAATGCAGTGAGCCAGTATCAAAGAAAGTGAAGTTTAACCAGCTGTCAAAGTGCCCTATGAGACATGATGTTTTCATGTGggtgagccaatcagagtgaTAAAATTCGGGCCAATCAGAATAGGGCTTAGGTCTCTAGGGAGTTTATGAGGGCTCTAGTTTCGCCCACTGATGCGCAGATGGTAATACATAATAGTAATATATTTCCAGATGTGACAAAGGCTAGGCTTATATCAGCCATGCTTTAAGTACTTCATATTTAAAATCATGATACATATTAATAAAGCCAATGTTATAGTGGTTTTcctgtgaaatactatttagtttatttagtactaacaCACAGAAATCTCTTATTTTCTGGCTttactattacactttaacaactacattttgttgcacaggattttgaaaaccactcaaaTGCTCAGGGACACAAGCTTCTAGTGAGCTCGACACATACTCTCAATGAGTCAAATTCAAGATACTTCTGATGTCTTGACTCTAAGTAATTAGTGAAGATTCAAACCTACTTAGACATGTCCCAGATTGGAGAAAAGAAAATCAAGTGAGGCATTTCTAAGAAAACGGGCCAATACCATAAATTAAATATGATGTATTATTAATAACTTATTGTTATCCTGGCACCTAATATTACCTGCTCCTGCAGCCTCCAGGTTAACAAATGCTCGAACACTCTGTGCCCAGGGGTGCTGGCTGATAAACCCATGGCTAGCTTGTAGTATATTCTCCTCTGCGCCGTTAAACAGAAAAATCACACCATACGTGAAGTTTACCTCTGGACATTGAGACATCACCCTTAGTACCTCCAACATAGTCGCGCAACTGACTGCATCGTCACTTGCCCCGGGGGAGTAGGGCACAGAATCAAAATGTGCATTTACAAGGACGGTATGCTTAGGAGGGAAATTCTCTTCTGGGCTAAGCCTAACTACAATGTTAGTGACATTATAATAATGACTTGTGAAGCCATCTaagaatccaagaaaaaaagttcCCGAAGGTCTTTGAACGTCAATGTCTATCCGAACGGACTTCTTAGCCGAAGATTTTATGTCCGATACTTGTTTTAGGATATAGTTAACAGCGTGGACTTCATTGGCGATACTTCCTGTAGGCCGTGGGCCGTATGAAGCGATTTTATCGAGATGAACTCGCGCTCTTTGCTCAGAAAATTCCCCAAGGTGGCTCTCGGAGGATAGTTTTGGGGGAGGGACAGAATGCAACTTGATAAACGCGTACAACAACACGGCTCCCAGGAATGAGACAGTTACTGCGAATATCCAGCTTGAATTCCTGGGGTTTTTAGGCACGTGACCTTTGAATCCTAAGTCCTGGCTTTTTCCAGTGAATGGAACTTCGTCTGAAACAAGTTTCTCTGTTCTTCTTCGAAgctccgccatcttgaattcgACGAGGGATTGGGTacaacacaggaagcccgttTCGACTACCCAGACGAAAATATATACAGTGGAAGCTGAATTTTACGATATGCCTcgggaaaaagaaaatgtatcgtaaCATAGAGGTATCGTTGCAAAGaggtcctcgattttacgatataaaggaaaatccattgaaaatatctttgtAGCGAGTTCGGGTTAATTGAGTTTTTCATTCTCTGTTAATAGACAGAATTAGTAATTTCGTTGTAAGGTGGCTAAACGTACGAACATTGTCTTGTGTTCAGTTAAACATTTATAGTATGAGTGCATGCACACAACATAAGCATAAAACATGCGCAGTGTTTGTTTGACGGGTGGCTAAGCAATAAAACTTGAACTCAACACAAAATGTTTGATTGAGATGATTTGATCTAGTTCAAACGTATTGTGGAAGCCAATTGAGTGTCTTGTTTAGTGGGTGGCTAAACGTACAAACATTTGCATCAAATGCAAACCAGGGTGTGGTCACCGAAAAGAATTCTAACCCTAAAAAGTAGATTTTGGGGGTATTCTAGACTTATTGGTACTTTGTAACACCTTTCTTCATTATATTCAATATTGATACACTTCAATGATATTCTGTAAGCGAATCAATTAATTTCTTGTCCACAAACAGCTTAAatttcttaaaacctttcagttatcaatctagccaaaagaaagcatagataaaacttcaaattctgaaaagggaattgaatttggttgaaatttaaattttctacagatctttgaaaattttccggCCGCGCCAAAGGaaaatcgagtgaataatttcaagttttggcgggaaaatctaaaacaacatattttcctttaaaaccgttaaaattcagatacggcaataccacaaaatattggcgaagtgttttctattgcagtgctacccacaataaaaaaagaatagttTAAAATCGAGAATTatatggtacaacttatagataagtgtaactctgaggctcagcttagggaaagggaagaccagtgggcttatcggcttaagtctatctacccgcggggtcttaatagtgatgactttttttgtagtaggaacccacgtagagatgtgtaaattctttttatccatagcgcgcgctattctagaaaatgcacgtttttgtcagttgtaatgtttttgcgtctcgcgccactattctgatgtaaataagcttgtaacgattcaccttcttcagtctgccctgaagaagtcttattaaagacgaaaatttggcagagtcgatttctagtttttggtgtatcgaaaaaaaaggagatatcgttttgttgtaggtttcaaaacagcgcgcgctcgtgagaatgtcgccgaatgattgcgaatgcagcgcgcgagcacatacacaaaaaaaaaaataataaatagactacaaaatatctgctaattttgcagatttgtttcctgaagttaaataatcattcgattaccaggttgagatatataaagatgacggtaaaacttgtaaccacacaacgatCTTCAGGCAATAACTAAaaagacgggaaccggtttagcgccTTGAGCGCGCGGATatattttctcatgtaatttgtgtgacatctcgatctacgtcacaagtgactggacccgggcctttcagttcaaggcctttttttccgaaggttgaccaaaataccttaATATTACAGATgtgagttattcgcgcgaacgcgcgttttatagggtccatacgaaccagataccatttggaagatgaaaatataaagaattgaccaaATCTAttaactctgaaaggttatatggactttaaaacATGCTAGGGTATAGTAGACCCAAGAAAAGGCAATAAGGGAGAGCGCTTAGTTTTACACCCTAAGAAACAAGCATGTCactattttataatattacaTCATCAAGCAtgccctgggtaccagaggctccgagcttcgctGGGACAACGATTTGAGCAAGggtttgattgattgatttgaGCGAAGCGAGCTCAAATCgttgtcgccgcgaagctcggagcctctgctACCCAGGGTACATTAAGCACAACATGCATTTAAGTTAAGGCATTTTATGAATTGATCCACACCTATTACAGCAAAAGGTGTCTCCTCACAATATTGGCTAATCACCATAGCAAATTCTAGACAGCCGTATGTACTGTATCATGAAAGATAGCTTTTTGTAACAAGTGGAGCAGCACTTTATACTACAAAATACTGTACCTAACATTTTCTACCACAAGAGAACCTCCACATAATTGACACCCTTGGGACCAAAAAATGTCTCAGTAAAATGGAGATGTCCACTCTAGAGGGTTTAACCGAAAAATTTGATATTGGGACTTTGGAAAGTATCTATTAGACAGAAGGTCTTAGATCTTTTTAGGAACACAGATCTGGACTTACTTCTGTCCTAGACTGTTATCAGAGTTCAATGGCGTAGTCagtatttttaacaggagagggcccaaaagggacattcaaggcattttctcctgtattttagataatgtctcatacaagTACTGTATTATTGCCagctaaaaggggggggggccctggctacgcccctggagttaaaaaaagaacactATTTATCTATGTACATTATAAACAATACAATCCCAGGCAAGTGGACTACTGAACTGCCGTCCCCTCGATGCTGATCTTGTGGATGGAGATAAAGTGATCAAAGCCACTCTTGATAACAAATCGGATATGGCATGCTGATGTGACAGGGATCTAGTAatgggaaaaaaaacaatatgagGACATGATACTTTGGCAAAAATTTGCAAGACCATCATCAGTAATTCATTAAAACAGTGCTCCAACAACATAAACATACAAAATTACATACAACAggataaaaaagtataaatataaacaaaaaatgaatatacagACAAAAGTGTGTAAATAAGACCCTCAGAgattatgataatgttaaCCCATCGAGTCCTTAGCCAGCCTGTACCGGCCTGGAGAAGTACTgcacccacaacccaaaaaataaataaaaaaataaaacaatgatatcaagatactcaggcatcagtctagggtgtctacaaaacaaagacctCAAACCTCTAACCACAAAACTGGATATGGttcttgaaatatttttgtccttctcaatttttttttcctgttttgtgttgttttcaaTTTAACATAAAATGTAATTTACCTTGATATCTTCCATCTGCATCTGACCATCTGTATTTTCAAATTctaaataaagcaaaaatataCAAAGAGTTGTTACAGTAACAGCATTTATACAATGGGCATTAAAgaaattcttgttttttttaataccctTGGGGATCCAGGATGTTGAGGATgttgaaaaagaaacaaacatgTAAGAGAAAAGAAGAGATGCCCTTGGGCACTCCCCTCAAATGGATGGCTCAAAATGGATAATGGCCTTGCTCTAGTAATGTAATAGTCCTCGTTTGGCTATGGATTGTTTCTAATATTTCATATGTAAGTACAACCTCTTTACCTTTTTCAGCCAGTGTCTCAAAATCAACGGGATCTGTCTTGGTGCTTTTTTGGATTTGTAGATCTTTAACTAAAAAAGGACATATtcaaatatatttgttttcataTAACGCATCTTCTTATATGTCTTGCAAagaaaatagaacagtgtAAAGCAAATCAGTTTGAAGACCTCACACGTTATAAATTAAGgtgcattaaaaaaatgttttagttTACACAAAAAGCTTGCCGGATGAGCAAAAATATGTTGTATAACCAGTTTAGAAATTagcaggggggagggaggtggAATCAGGGGGAGGGTCATATTATTTTCAGCTATCAAAAAGGGGAgggtcagaaaaaaaaaagcacccttaagagggagggggggtcaGAAAAAAATGGACCAGATCTTTCAATATGACTCTATATAACCGTTATAACAACCCTAGGGCAAGTTTGAGGGCTTTGCACAAAGAGAAGGCAATTGATGTTAAAAAAGCTGCAAGATTGAGACTTTCAGCAAGAAATATATTGTTGAAAAAAGTCTTGTAAAGGACTACCTAACTCATCTAAATCATATAGAAATGATGAGTGAGAAACAGACAGTCACATGAAAAGcaaacacaaaaacaacaagaagacAGAATGTCTTGCGATGACTTTGATTGGTACAAGATGCTTGACGATGGAACATTGGAAAAACAGTGTTATGTAGCTATACTAGATAAAATACATTGACCACTATCAATTGCTGTCAGTAcggaacaaaaacaaaccaGAGAAATTGAGGGCTTTCATCAAACACCTTACAGAACAGAGAAACATTGAAGACGGCAGGGATGATTAAAAGCAAacgaaaaaacaacaagaagatAGAATGTTGTGCGACAACTTTAATTGGTACAA encodes:
- the LOC5521094 gene encoding endoplasmic reticulum metallopeptidase 1; the protein is MAELRRRTEKLVSDEVPFTGKSQDLGFKGHVPKNPRNSSWIFAVTVSFLGAVLLYAFIKLHSVPPPKLSSESHLGEFSEQRARVHLDKIASYGPRPTGSIANEVHAVNYILKQVSDIKSSAKKSVRIDIDVQRPSGTFFLGFLDGFTSHYYNVTNIVVRLSPEENFPPKHTVLVNAHFDSVPYSPGASDDAVSCATMLEVLRVMSQCPEVNFTYGVIFLFNGAEENILQASHGFISQHPWAQSVRAFVNLEAAGAGGKEVVFQTGPEHPWLIKTYTEVAPYPSAQVLGQEIFQSGLIPSDTDFRIFRDYGHIPGIDIAYITNGFVYHTQYDTPAAITKGSIQRAGENVFSVVKEIANSPLLEDPGEYRHGAMVFFDFLGLLMIHYPERIGVIVNGLTLVITVLCVLQKFLSSQKAYGEEKVSLSPACLLSSLLGLVLSWIAAIMFPVLVGVVLTACGRPLTWFCRPYLVIGLFVAPSLLGLGSVHYVSRTWIISKKDRPPSCPTILPDLVKRESDTFYASLVIWTSLLGVLTYYDLASAHLPLSWVLFPLAGRVVIWESFLQKHKLSSRNTWQFMTAYLSSVVVPVAFTSYAFILITDLFLPIMGRSGSETVPDIFIAGLAAMGVVIVTSYLVSLVYLIEDFKWPALFLASIAALSIGVSLAGLSFPFSAEKQCPKRVFYQHIVRTFHDAEGKVVKSDSGVWLNPLDFTGITHLQHLPLMQTAKQVTSDDGVYEGFPYYIPARNLFKKAWFIPGPSPDVNSLLWDVKLVSRTRRDDVIRFTYSITGPDHMTVYFSPANGVDLFTSSLGDMKPTADLSETSRTTYFLYYSHGTRSEPWEFWVEFEVDKQLPKGSHILDLAVAAHYLNKPWSETPFLSELLRQTPDWVFSISWVNIYQSWAYDL
- the LOC5521095 gene encoding intraflagellar transport protein 25 homolog, with protein sequence MFDVALNSAGAKIALVSSYDENYPPENVIDGTLDTFWPTTGLFPQELILSFNSLMSIRMIKIMCSNVKDLQIQKSTKTDPVDFETLAEKEFENTDGQMQMEDIKIPVTSACHIRFVIKSGFDHFISIHKISIEGTAVQ